From a region of the Alnus glutinosa chromosome 1, dhAlnGlut1.1, whole genome shotgun sequence genome:
- the LOC133858339 gene encoding uncharacterized protein LOC133858339: MVDLVSYLLSKLNADLLSLVVVVLHRIWLRRNKFIFDGQFVPPLKVFLEASQLLEDFNRCNLREPFFSVSNDDSSRSCSFWDPPVAGLVKINWDASLNISSAVVGMGCVIRDANGFVLAAKCGVSRAVAEPVCAEAMAALFALEFCNDLGYVNVVSEGDSLQVIKAITDSEYHLHKIGHFLKAINQRANDFSVCKWSHCARDANEVAHLLARRAAFSGLCNVWTENMPLFISSVSFRDLLVSRL; the protein is encoded by the coding sequence ATGGTGGACCTGGTTTCATACTTGCTATCTAAGTTAAATGCTGATCTTTTGAGTCTTGTTGTGGTTGTTTTACATAGAATTTGGTTAAGAagaaataagtttatttttGATGGTCAGTTTGTTCCTCCTCTGAAGGTTTTTCTTGAAGCATCCCAGCTGCTTGAAGACTTCAACAGATGCAACCTAAGGGAGCCTTTCTTTTCAGTCTCCAATGATGACAGTTCTCGTTCTTGTTCGTTTTGGGATCCCCCTGTGGCTGGCCTTGTGAAAATCAATTGGGATGCCTCTTTGAATATTAGTTCTGCTGTTGTTGGTATGGGATGTGTAATTAGAGATGCTAATGGTTTTGTCCTTGCAGCTAAATGTGGTGTTTCCAGAGCTGTGGCAGAACCGGTCTGTGCAGAAGCTATGGCAGCTCTTTTTGCCCTGGAGTTCTGTAATGACTTGGGTTATGTGAATGTAGTGAGTGAGGGTGACTCTTTGCAAGTCATTAAAGCAATTACTGATTCAGAATATCACCTCCATAAAATTGGCCATTTCCTGAAAGCAATCAATCAAAGAGCTAATGATTTCTCTGTCTGTAAATGGAGCCATTGTGCTAGAGATGCCAATGAAGTGGCACACCTCCTTGCTAGAAGGGCTGCTTTTTCTGGTCTTTGTAATGTATGGACTGAAAATATGCCTCTGTTTATCTCTTCTGTTTCTTTTAGAGACCTCTTAGTCTCTAGACTGTAA
- the LOC133858802 gene encoding pathogenesis-related protein 1-like, with product MHELNQARVEVGVPPLIWNVSLEAYARNNANKRVSDCKLVYFHGPYGECIAKSYGGGNSADAVRLWIAERVFYNHESNNYSSECRSYTQVVWRNTKYLGCATMVGPLSLAVLIPPEIRRARVPTRSWIGF from the exons ATGCACGAGCTCAATCAAGCTCGTGTTGAGGTTGGTGTTCCTCCATTAATTTGGAACGTCAGCCTTGAAGCATATGCCAGAAATAATGCAAATAAACGGGTATCGGACTGCAAGTTGGTGTATTTCCATGGGCCTTATGGGGAGTGCATTGCTAAATCATATGGTGGGGGTAACAGCGCAGACGCTGTTAGGTTGTGGATCGCCGAGAGAGTATTCTACAACCATGAATCAAATAATTACAGTAGTGAGTGTCGGTCCTACACCCAGGTGGTTTGGCGAAACACTAAATATCTTGGGTGTGCCACAATGGTTGGACCTTTGTCACTTGCAGTTTTGATCCCCCCGGAAATCAGAAGGGCCAGAGTCCCTACTAGAAGTTGGATTGG GTTTTGA